A portion of the Natronococcus sp. AD-5 genome contains these proteins:
- a CDS encoding winged helix-turn-helix domain-containing protein produces MDPPITNETIRTNPPAGNEAFQLLSDETRLAILQALWEAYDPADDTPMPFSDLRASVDVDDPGRLNYHLNKLSTHFVRRKEDGYELRDAGKRIVRMLLSGTAIDDPEIDPVEVDFSCWYCGGQPEWSYREGWRILECTSCDARCVDTFPPGVISKNEFPPSGLRDRTPNEINDADRIWGAHRRASVMDGVCPECAGEMPVTAIEICDDHRPDWDEFQFCEACGSIFWMLVSHVCEGCKYRWRMPTLFYPTRLPAVVAFYYEHGIEFDLATYEQRTFLLDYHQELLSEDPLRIRISIPLEDEALRLIYDERMEVVDVNRRGRTR; encoded by the coding sequence ATGGACCCGCCGATCACGAACGAAACGATACGGACGAACCCGCCCGCCGGAAACGAGGCGTTCCAACTCCTCTCTGACGAAACCCGCCTTGCAATACTGCAAGCTCTCTGGGAGGCGTACGATCCAGCAGACGATACGCCGATGCCGTTTTCCGATCTCCGCGCGTCCGTCGACGTTGACGATCCCGGTCGCCTCAACTACCACTTAAACAAGCTCTCGACCCACTTCGTCCGTCGGAAAGAGGACGGATACGAGCTCAGGGACGCGGGAAAGCGGATCGTCAGAATGCTGCTTTCGGGCACCGCGATCGATGACCCAGAGATTGACCCGGTAGAGGTGGATTTCTCGTGTTGGTACTGCGGGGGCCAACCGGAATGGAGCTACCGGGAAGGATGGCGCATTTTGGAATGCACCAGCTGCGACGCTCGGTGCGTCGATACCTTCCCGCCCGGCGTCATCAGCAAAAACGAGTTCCCACCATCAGGGTTACGAGACCGAACCCCGAACGAAATCAACGACGCGGATCGGATTTGGGGCGCCCATCGACGAGCATCCGTGATGGATGGTGTGTGTCCGGAATGTGCGGGTGAGATGCCTGTCACCGCGATCGAAATCTGTGATGACCACCGCCCGGATTGGGACGAGTTCCAGTTCTGTGAGGCCTGTGGATCGATCTTCTGGATGCTCGTCTCGCACGTCTGTGAGGGGTGTAAATATCGATGGCGGATGCCGACGTTGTTCTACCCGACGAGACTGCCGGCGGTGGTCGCGTTCTACTACGAGCATGGCATCGAGTTCGATCTCGCCACGTACGAACAGCGCACCTTCCTCCTCGACTACCACCAGGAACTCCTCTCGGAGGACCCGCTTCGCATCCGCATCTCGATCCCGTTGGAGGACGAAGCGCTGCGGCTCATATACGATGAACGAATGGAGGTGGTGGATGTGAATCGGCGAGGGAGAACGCGCTGA